From the Clostridium sp. Marseille-P299 genome, one window contains:
- a CDS encoding ATP-binding protein translates to MEKVKDEFYMNSSYVLNAPLHSILNIATSVINKIDEHENMYREVLSDAIMIQDITSNLIEIVNATFDATLLQNNQLKLSKTPIDMKIEIELLVESIKELLDNKRIEIVSEIGESLIVIADEGRVQQILHNLLTNSIYSMTEGKIIIKGAQKGKMVSISVIDNGCGISKEQQEEIFKPYVSFHSEGIGLGLYLSRQLALHMDGNLNLEWSKLGKGSQFVLTLPSCSEEFNAEEEKNIGVRCINQFNPYSHSTVNAESNSKTILIVDDEMFNIQTAAIILESEGYNIVSACSGHEALKMLEKYKIDLVILDVMMPGVSGIATCKKIREKYSIIELPILLSTRINVNNDVNLGLLAQANDTITKPYMEKELRARVKTLISLKTSFEDAAKSEQAFLQAQIKPHFIYNAINTIISFCYTDSEKAAMLLAEFSKYLRLIFDIDNMNMFVSVQKELELVKAYVEIQNARFGDRFIVKYDIDPILLEEQIPSLMVQPLVENAIRHGYYQVQGIAYIYISIKKVDERIVIVVKDNGIGMSKEKLELLKNKEYKTTGVGIWNIKRRIAKMKDATINIQSEINKGTMVTITMPI, encoded by the coding sequence ATGGAAAAGGTAAAGGATGAGTTTTATATGAATTCGTCCTATGTTTTAAATGCACCTTTACATAGTATTTTAAATATTGCAACCTCTGTAATTAACAAAATTGATGAACATGAGAACATGTATCGTGAGGTACTTTCTGATGCAATTATGATACAAGATATTACTAGTAATTTAATTGAAATTGTCAATGCAACCTTTGATGCTACACTTTTGCAGAATAATCAATTGAAACTATCAAAAACACCAATTGATATGAAGATAGAAATTGAATTATTAGTCGAAAGTATAAAAGAGTTACTTGATAATAAAAGAATTGAAATTGTTTCAGAAATTGGGGAATCATTAATTGTTATAGCGGATGAGGGGAGAGTTCAACAAATATTACATAACCTTTTAACGAATTCCATTTATAGCATGACAGAAGGGAAAATTATTATAAAGGGAGCTCAAAAGGGAAAGATGGTTTCCATTTCAGTCATAGATAATGGATGTGGTATTTCTAAAGAACAGCAAGAGGAGATATTTAAACCTTATGTATCATTTCATTCCGAAGGAATTGGACTTGGGTTATATTTGTCCCGTCAGTTAGCGCTACATATGGATGGAAATCTTAATTTAGAATGGTCTAAATTAGGAAAAGGGAGTCAATTTGTATTAACATTACCTTCTTGTAGTGAGGAATTTAATGCGGAGGAAGAGAAGAATATAGGAGTTCGATGTATCAATCAATTTAATCCTTATTCTCATAGCACGGTAAACGCAGAAAGTAATTCTAAAACCATATTGATTGTTGATGATGAGATGTTTAATATACAAACGGCAGCTATTATCTTAGAAAGTGAAGGGTACAATATTGTTTCCGCTTGCTCTGGACATGAAGCTCTTAAAATGCTTGAGAAGTATAAAATTGATTTGGTAATTTTAGATGTGATGATGCCAGGGGTTTCTGGGATAGCAACCTGCAAAAAAATAAGAGAGAAGTATTCCATAATTGAGTTGCCGATCTTACTTTCTACAAGAATTAATGTAAATAATGATGTAAACCTTGGCTTATTAGCTCAAGCAAATGATACGATAACAAAGCCTTATATGGAAAAAGAGCTTAGGGCAAGAGTTAAAACCTTAATTTCACTAAAAACTTCATTTGAAGATGCAGCAAAAAGTGAGCAAGCTTTTTTACAAGCGCAGATTAAACCACATTTTATATACAATGCAATCAATACAATTATCTCCTTTTGCTATACAGACTCTGAAAAGGCTGCTATGTTGCTTGCTGAATTTAGTAAGTATTTAAGACTTATATTTGATATCGATAACATGAATATGTTTGTATCCGTTCAAAAAGAGCTAGAATTAGTAAAAGCTTATGTTGAGATACAGAATGCAAGATTTGGGGATCGATTTATTGTTAAGTATGATATTGATCCTATATTACTTGAGGAACAGATTCCTTCATTGATGGTACAGCCTTTAGTGGAAAATGCAATTAGACATGGATATTACCAAGTACAAGGAATAGCATATATTTATATTTCAATTAAAAAAGTTGATGAGAGGATAGTTATCGTAGTGAAAGACAATGGTATTGGAATGTCGAAGGAAAAGTTAGAGCTTCTAAAGAATAAGGAATATAAGACAACAGGAGTTGGGATTTGGAATATAAAACGAAGAATTGCCAAAATGAAAGACGCAACGATAAACATTCAAAGCGAAATTAATAAAGGGACGATGGTAACAATCACAATGCCAATTTAA
- a CDS encoding response regulator: MKVVIVDDELPSIILMKMLMSKNEYLEVIGEFTNSLKALEYIKENVPDVIFVDVEMPQMTGVELATEVMHFNSNIQIIFVTAFEKYALKAFDVNAVNYILKPITEEALNITVTRLLKNYNYREQNFSYQQEINKIVTLGEYTVFGNPSGEKVQWATAKGKELFAYFVLQRGKEVDKWTLCDILFPEMIIKKAEHNLHSTISRLKAALKNIGIENIISCVKGNYKIDMSMFSCDIWEWKEWIENNPIITKDNLSYYEKALSLYAGDLFAPENYVWALPEQERINKEFINSMKKVATYFMNRDNYKKAEVYLLECVKLDPYDEDIVELLMKTYYFTGKRFEMKKVYNQLEDILKDELNVKPSESLQNIYREMRVNNLRKI; encoded by the coding sequence ATGAAAGTTGTAATAGTTGATGATGAGCTACCAAGTATTATTTTAATGAAAATGTTAATGAGTAAAAATGAATATCTTGAAGTGATTGGAGAATTTACAAATTCCTTAAAAGCACTTGAATATATTAAAGAAAACGTTCCTGATGTTATTTTTGTTGATGTTGAAATGCCGCAGATGACAGGGGTAGAACTGGCAACAGAGGTGATGCATTTTAATAGTAACATTCAGATTATATTTGTAACTGCTTTTGAAAAATATGCTTTGAAAGCATTTGATGTGAACGCTGTTAATTATATTTTAAAACCAATTACAGAAGAGGCATTAAATATAACAGTAACACGTCTTTTAAAGAATTATAATTATAGAGAACAAAATTTTTCATATCAGCAGGAAATAAATAAAATTGTGACGTTAGGGGAATATACTGTTTTCGGCAATCCCAGTGGTGAAAAAGTTCAATGGGCAACGGCGAAGGGGAAGGAGTTGTTCGCTTACTTTGTTTTACAAAGAGGGAAAGAAGTAGATAAATGGACACTTTGTGATATTCTATTTCCAGAAATGATTATAAAAAAAGCAGAACATAATTTACATAGTACAATTAGCAGATTAAAAGCTGCCCTAAAAAATATTGGAATTGAGAATATTATTTCTTGCGTAAAGGGAAATTATAAGATTGATATGTCTATGTTTTCCTGTGATATTTGGGAATGGAAAGAGTGGATTGAAAATAATCCTATCATAACGAAAGATAATCTATCATACTATGAAAAAGCGTTAAGTTTGTACGCTGGAGATTTATTTGCACCTGAAAATTATGTGTGGGCCTTGCCTGAACAAGAAAGAATAAATAAAGAGTTTATTAATAGTATGAAAAAGGTTGCTACATACTTTATGAATCGTGATAATTATAAGAAGGCAGAAGTTTATCTACTTGAATGTGTAAAATTAGATCCATACGATGAGGATATTGTAGAGCTATTAATGAAGACATATTACTTTACAGGAAAACGATTTGAGATGAAAAAAGTTTATAATCAATTAGAAGATATCTTAAAGGATGAGCTTAATGTAAAACCAAGTGAATCGTTACAAAATATTTATAGAGAAATGCGAGTTAATAATTTAAGAAAAATATAA
- a CDS encoding IS91 family transposase, with protein sequence MSRLKEIFKEHYEEILYILHPRKSVIENVNKMIDCGDSSKGGAFWGCPDCGELKFVPYTCKSRFCPSCGNMYNQKRSFRISSKLISCVHRHCVFTIPEELRAFFLNERTLLGELFHSVRDAILRMFSKLNKSENFTPGIVCVLHTFGRDLKWNPHIHALISEGGAGNHTPWRIVKHFDYHFLRKAFRKVLLDRLTNRIGPSFRKIKNEMYTLHSDGFYVRAKPNDCTPDQTVKYITRYLGRPVIASSRIDHYDGEQVTFHYKKHEDNSLVTETIPALDFIKRLIIHIPEKHFKMVRYYGIYAKHHKQEKHLFKYLSDEKRKFLKSLLDWRQSILLNFGYDPLKCSKCGSSMLVLEVYHKKTALFEQYRKAMGYG encoded by the coding sequence ATGAGTAGATTAAAAGAGATTTTTAAAGAACATTATGAAGAGATACTATATATTTTACATCCACGTAAGTCTGTCATTGAAAATGTAAATAAGATGATAGACTGTGGTGATTCATCTAAGGGTGGTGCCTTTTGGGGCTGCCCTGATTGTGGTGAGCTTAAGTTTGTTCCTTATACCTGCAAAAGCCGTTTTTGTCCTTCTTGTGGAAACATGTATAATCAAAAACGATCTTTTCGCATATCATCTAAGCTTATTTCTTGTGTACACAGACATTGCGTTTTTACTATCCCCGAAGAACTGCGTGCATTCTTTCTAAACGAACGCACTCTTCTTGGTGAACTTTTTCATTCAGTCCGTGATGCAATTCTTCGTATGTTTTCTAAATTGAATAAATCTGAAAACTTTACTCCTGGTATTGTTTGTGTTCTTCATACCTTTGGTCGAGATTTGAAGTGGAATCCTCATATCCATGCTCTTATCTCTGAAGGTGGAGCTGGCAACCATACTCCCTGGCGTATTGTTAAACACTTTGATTATCACTTTCTACGGAAAGCTTTTCGAAAAGTTCTTTTGGATCGCTTAACGAATCGTATCGGTCCTTCTTTTCGTAAAATAAAAAATGAAATGTATACGCTACATTCTGATGGGTTTTACGTTCGTGCAAAGCCGAATGATTGTACTCCTGATCAGACTGTGAAATATATCACTCGCTACCTTGGCAGACCAGTAATCGCTTCCTCACGTATTGATCACTATGATGGTGAACAAGTTACTTTCCATTATAAAAAACATGAAGATAATTCTCTTGTAACCGAAACAATTCCTGCACTTGATTTCATCAAGCGCCTGATTATACATATACCTGAAAAACACTTTAAAATGGTGCGATACTACGGTATTTATGCCAAGCATCACAAGCAGGAAAAACATCTTTTTAAATATCTTTCTGATGAAAAACGTAAGTTCTTAAAATCCCTGCTTGATTGGAGACAATCAATTCTTTTAAACTTCGGATATGATCCTTTAAAATGTTCGAAGTGTGGCTCTTCTATGTTGGTTCTAGAAGTTTACCACAAAAAAACTGCACTATTTGAACAATATCGAAAGGCAATGGGATATGGATAA
- a CDS encoding collagen binding domain-containing protein, translated as MKNKRNLTYLLIITLLIQMILPMTSINTYAMLNENNLESAENEVELIQVASGSAITPEVATGSAFYINRVEIKDQDGHDFKGTVKTDSKITLGYHYEIPNEEIVDTTKVHTLTIPDEIKIIEEKEFDLMHGTRAIVKVHIYKDNTITYQFYDAVNDTEFLNDREGYIEIYSEFNKEVIGNEGERDILFEIAGNASYPVNVKFEKIDEKVDISINKYGSYDTSTNEITWTIEVEPKSVPYLIPVTGAAITDIIQKGQVFVPNSTALNGVETTDNFIYDENTKTLTYTFDGAINTTANEKNVISFKTKANTDAFISEDQWVQFNNKAQISYTDITGESKTEDSKEATVGTTVNFIDKSGSYLAQDQVINWTVSINKNNLTIKNAKLIDKIPKGLTLDESSIKIVNKSTGEAFTTGSYQYKDDIFTYEFEQDINATYDITYTTTVTDPDAFNTNKKEFKNEAQFIGDGVPDNAKAGFLVGIATNIISKKGVKYDPKTHIISWEIVVNSNKIAINNAMISDDIPSGLKYVDGSLVVTKDGREVNLNGLTYTDLPDDAKKTGNFTYKFGDISDTYVVTFKTEVLDNNAYATNGTKYYENIVYLTGKHPTTGNNIGDEAKGTQQVTSEVIKKEAAGYDHITRETSWKIIVNKNEMLMDNSYVEDVIGKYEELVDGSVMINGMKATLGGNADVKGTYYYDKATKKLTYNFPSQITEIQTITFKTKIVDLSIFKTNADQSLTNTAVLYGDDIPNDVHSTASQKINNILVGKEGFYVNSKDYIDWEVNINQNNIKITAPILEDILQNGLELDAATVKLVKVDTAADGKFVEKEDVTKTLLDVSYDMKTRKVIFKFTGDIESAYRLTFRTDIEPAYNTATFNNSISLKGLDSTQIGHASAITVSFQNSSGGASGSGRGSIAIYKLDDSDKKPLSGAIFELLDLYNNPIKVSNATDTDGKALFTGLKYGNVYTIREKVAPTGYVLSDKPYRFTVEDKDNAKNISYNFVNEIIKGNIRFEKVDEKQQSLKGAAFTLYAASDQNFITPIATAISDVDGIVEFKNVAYGIYKIKETLAPEGYQLSEQIITATIGEGDNGKTVTANPSSVSNKKIVTPTPKPTEIPTPGPTDIPTPEPTDKPTPEPTDKPTPGPTEAPTPGPTETPTPSPTDKPTPEPTEIPTPGPTETPTPGPTDTPIPSPTETPDPGPTNTPTPSPTKTPDLGTTNTPTPGPTKAPELEPTKTPTPSPTEAPVAELTITPTPKGRIKEKTPKNSPKNGKVEVPEGGNPTVNESPVNGKITVDEDGNWTYTPDKNFVGKDKFTITITDEDGQREDIIIEIDVGDVPKGNAIVDKELPKTGETSPWIFYIVGGFMVLMGISGFVLGKKKIKARN; from the coding sequence ATGAAGAACAAAAGGAACTTAACTTATCTTCTTATAATAACTTTACTTATACAAATGATTCTACCGATGACAAGTATAAATACGTATGCAATGCTAAATGAAAATAACTTAGAGTCGGCTGAGAATGAAGTTGAATTGATTCAAGTAGCATCTGGGTCTGCGATAACACCAGAAGTTGCAACAGGCTCTGCGTTTTATATTAATAGAGTAGAGATTAAGGATCAAGATGGACATGACTTTAAAGGCACAGTAAAAACAGATTCAAAGATAACATTAGGATATCACTATGAAATACCGAATGAAGAAATAGTAGATACCACAAAGGTACATACTCTCACCATACCAGATGAGATTAAAATTATTGAAGAAAAAGAATTTGATCTTATGCATGGTACCAGGGCAATAGTAAAAGTTCACATATATAAGGATAATACAATTACCTATCAATTTTATGACGCGGTGAATGATACAGAGTTTTTGAATGATAGGGAAGGGTATATTGAGATATATAGTGAGTTTAATAAAGAAGTAATTGGAAATGAAGGAGAAAGAGATATACTGTTTGAAATCGCTGGGAATGCTTCATATCCAGTCAACGTTAAGTTTGAAAAGATAGATGAAAAAGTAGATATTTCAATCAATAAATATGGTAGCTATGATACGAGTACCAATGAGATTACATGGACAATTGAAGTTGAGCCTAAGTCTGTACCGTACTTAATTCCTGTAACTGGGGCTGCTATCACAGATATTATCCAGAAAGGACAAGTATTTGTACCGAATTCAACAGCGCTAAATGGAGTTGAAACTACCGATAATTTTATTTATGATGAAAATACGAAGACCCTTACCTATACATTTGATGGTGCAATAAATACAACTGCAAATGAAAAGAACGTGATATCCTTTAAAACTAAGGCGAATACGGATGCGTTCATATCAGAAGACCAATGGGTACAATTTAATAATAAAGCACAGATTAGTTATACCGATATTACAGGTGAGAGTAAAACAGAAGATAGTAAGGAAGCTACCGTTGGAACCACAGTTAATTTTATTGATAAAAGTGGTAGTTATTTAGCACAGGATCAAGTGATTAATTGGACCGTTAGCATAAATAAAAATAATTTAACCATCAAAAATGCTAAGCTTATTGATAAAATTCCAAAGGGATTAACCTTAGATGAAAGTTCAATTAAAATAGTGAATAAATCAACTGGTGAAGCATTTACTACAGGAAGTTATCAGTATAAGGATGACATATTTACATATGAATTTGAACAAGATATTAATGCAACCTATGACATAACCTACACTACAACCGTAACAGATCCTGACGCGTTTAATACAAATAAGAAAGAGTTTAAAAATGAAGCTCAGTTTATAGGTGATGGGGTACCGGATAATGCTAAGGCTGGTTTTCTTGTAGGTATAGCAACGAATATTATTAGTAAAAAGGGAGTTAAATATGACCCAAAAACTCATATCATATCTTGGGAGATAGTTGTTAATAGCAACAAAATAGCCATTAATAATGCAATGATTAGTGATGATATTCCATCTGGTTTGAAATATGTAGACGGTTCATTGGTAGTTACTAAGGATGGTAGAGAAGTTAACCTAAATGGACTTACCTATACTGATCTACCAGATGATGCAAAGAAAACTGGTAATTTTACATATAAGTTTGGTGACATTAGTGATACCTATGTCGTTACTTTTAAAACAGAAGTACTTGATAACAATGCTTATGCTACAAATGGTACGAAATATTATGAAAATATAGTTTACTTAACCGGAAAACATCCTACGACTGGTAACAATATTGGTGATGAGGCCAAAGGCACACAACAAGTAACCAGCGAAGTAATAAAAAAGGAAGCAGCGGGATATGATCATATAACTCGCGAAACATCTTGGAAGATTATAGTAAATAAGAATGAGATGTTAATGGACAATTCTTACGTAGAAGATGTAATTGGTAAATATGAAGAACTTGTAGATGGTTCTGTTATGATCAATGGAATGAAAGCTACCTTGGGAGGTAATGCCGATGTAAAAGGTACTTACTATTATGATAAAGCGACTAAGAAGTTGACTTATAATTTTCCTTCTCAAATTACAGAAATACAAACAATAACATTTAAGACTAAGATTGTGGATTTATCTATATTTAAGACAAATGCTGACCAAAGTCTTACAAACACAGCTGTCCTGTATGGAGACGATATACCGAATGATGTTCACTCTACGGCAAGTCAAAAGATTAACAATATTTTGGTCGGCAAAGAAGGTTTCTATGTCAATAGTAAAGATTATATAGACTGGGAAGTTAATATCAATCAAAATAATATAAAAATTACAGCTCCGATTCTTGAGGACATCTTACAAAATGGTCTTGAATTAGATGCAGCAACGGTTAAACTTGTAAAAGTTGATACAGCGGCGGATGGAAAATTTGTAGAGAAAGAAGATGTAACGAAAACTCTACTTGATGTAAGCTATGATATGAAAACAAGAAAAGTAATATTCAAGTTTACAGGAGATATCGAAAGTGCTTATCGATTGACTTTTAGAACAGATATAGAACCTGCTTATAATACGGCGACTTTTAATAATTCAATATCCTTAAAAGGACTTGATAGTACTCAAATAGGACATGCAAGCGCAATTACAGTAAGCTTCCAAAATTCAAGCGGTGGTGCATCTGGTTCAGGAAGAGGAAGTATAGCAATTTATAAATTGGATGATTCAGATAAAAAACCTTTATCTGGGGCAATTTTTGAATTATTAGATTTGTATAATAATCCAATAAAAGTATCTAACGCAACAGATACAGATGGAAAAGCCTTATTCACTGGATTAAAATATGGTAATGTTTATACCATTAGAGAAAAAGTTGCACCAACTGGTTATGTGCTTAGTGATAAACCTTATAGGTTTACAGTGGAAGATAAGGATAATGCAAAAAACATATCTTATAACTTTGTTAATGAGATAATTAAAGGTAATATCCGATTTGAGAAAGTAGATGAAAAACAACAATCACTAAAAGGTGCAGCGTTTACATTGTATGCAGCGAGTGATCAAAATTTTATAACTCCAATTGCTACAGCTATAAGTGATGTAGATGGAATCGTTGAATTTAAAAATGTTGCATACGGCATTTATAAAATTAAAGAAACCTTAGCTCCAGAGGGATACCAGTTATCTGAGCAAATAATAACTGCTACAATTGGTGAGGGTGATAATGGAAAGACAGTAACCGCGAATCCATCAAGTGTCTCAAATAAAAAAATTGTAACCCCAACACCAAAACCAACAGAAATACCGACGCCGGGACCAACAGATATACCAACACCAGAACCAACAGATAAACCAACACCAGAACCAACAGATAAACCAACGCCGGGACCAACAGAGGCGCCAACACCAGGACCAACAGAGACACCAACGCCAAGTCCAACAGATAAACCAACACCAGAACCAACAGAGATACCAACGCCTGGACCAACAGAAACGCCAACACCAGGACCGACAGATACACCAATACCAAGTCCAACAGAAACACCGGACCCAGGGCCAACGAATACACCAACACCAAGTCCAACAAAAACACCAGACCTAGGGACAACGAATACGCCAACACCTGGACCAACCAAGGCACCGGAGCTAGAGCCAACAAAAACACCAACACCAAGTCCTACAGAAGCACCAGTGGCAGAACTAACCATTACTCCAACTCCAAAGGGACGTATCAAAGAGAAAACCCCGAAGAATAGTCCTAAGAATGGAAAAGTAGAAGTGCCCGAAGGTGGAAATCCAACAGTAAACGAATCTCCTGTAAATGGAAAGATAACCGTCGATGAGGATGGAAATTGGACGTATACACCTGATAAAAACTTTGTTGGTAAGGATAAATTTACTATTACAATTACTGATGAAGATGGACAAAGAGAAGATATTATAATTGAGATTGATGTTGGGGACGTACCAAAAGGTAATGCTATAGTAGATAAAGAACTTCCGAAAACAGGAGAGACTTCACCATGGATTTTTTATATTGTAGGAGGTTTTATGGTATTAATGGGAATTAGCGGTTTTGTTTTAGGAAAGAAAAAAATAAAAGCAAGGAACTAG
- a CDS encoding DUF6933 domain-containing protein, whose product MQLGITIPLQKHLKMKAPSYGEPIDLFFCWEIHVIKYQGKNTLVAVNANNRFIVLLVGMKAADWKDLTTRVEEAIELGMLSEGYTKEQIDSYFNLAGAPVITKTHGRKPVAGLNKAIEFLYYIADPIDPDNLYQQLHCKIINKDICSPIGFEEYGYPVEFFKKDMERLGIINNIS is encoded by the coding sequence ATGCAATTAGGAATAACAATTCCACTTCAAAAACATTTGAAAATGAAGGCACCTTCGTATGGAGAACCAATAGATCTATTTTTTTGTTGGGAGATACATGTAATTAAATATCAAGGCAAAAATACTTTGGTTGCTGTTAACGCAAATAATAGATTTATAGTTTTATTAGTAGGAATGAAAGCCGCTGATTGGAAAGACTTAACCACTCGAGTAGAAGAAGCAATTGAATTAGGAATGCTAAGTGAAGGCTATACAAAAGAGCAAATTGATTCTTATTTCAATTTAGCAGGAGCTCCTGTTATAACAAAAACACATGGAAGAAAGCCAGTGGCAGGACTGAATAAAGCTATAGAATTTTTGTACTATATTGCAGATCCAATAGATCCAGATAATCTATATCAACAGTTACATTGTAAGATTATCAACAAAGATATATGTTCACCAATAGGATTTGAGGAATATGGCTATCCAGTAGAATTCTTTAAAAAAGATATGGAGCGTCTAGGAATCATAAACAATATTTCTTAA
- a CDS encoding multicopper oxidase family protein gives MFSYTDWDFQECEECEECSKQTINIDPSDPNTIPKFVDSLPIPKIAEPTLPYNKSKDNEIMYNITMLEKKHRFHKNFPLTKVWGYNGYYPGPTIEVPKDVHIKVKWENKLPINHLFPVDHTLHGTMDTPDVRTVVHLHGANVDAESDGHPEAWFSKDNKFVGHKYTREIYEYTNHQPGATLWYHDHAIGITRLNVYAGLAGFYLIRDFLEKRLNLPERPYEIPIMIQDKQFNPDGSLFYPDNATPPVDNPVPSTPSFFFGNTIVVNGKIWPYMEVEPRKYRFRILNASNLRAYDLKLSNGEVFHQIGTDLGLLHHPVEINSFILEPAERIDLIVDFSKYKGEEILLENTVQGPPTPGMENIMKFKVCKELTSPDTSTIPNELMPKHNINPALARVERTMNLDETTDHYGRVMHLLNDSMWSDPATERPKLDTIEIWHLVNHFNFPHPIHLHLVHFEILGRKEFTADDFDEHGNYKFNIDNLTPPLDYEKGPKDVVRTEPGQVTSIVMHFKEHTGDYVWHCHILEHEDYDMMRPLIVERN, from the coding sequence ATGTTTAGTTATACAGATTGGGATTTTCAAGAATGTGAAGAATGTGAAGAGTGTAGTAAACAAACGATTAATATAGATCCTTCAGACCCGAATACGATTCCTAAATTTGTTGATTCATTGCCTATACCAAAGATAGCAGAACCAACATTACCATATAACAAATCAAAAGACAATGAAATTATGTATAATATTACAATGTTAGAAAAAAAGCATAGATTTCATAAGAACTTTCCGTTAACAAAGGTTTGGGGCTATAATGGATACTATCCTGGACCAACAATTGAGGTTCCAAAGGATGTACACATAAAAGTAAAATGGGAAAATAAATTACCAATAAATCACCTATTCCCTGTAGATCACACGCTCCATGGAACAATGGATACTCCAGATGTCAGAACGGTCGTACATTTGCATGGTGCTAATGTGGATGCAGAAAGCGATGGACATCCAGAGGCGTGGTTTTCAAAAGATAATAAGTTTGTTGGCCATAAGTATACGAGAGAAATCTATGAGTATACAAATCATCAACCAGGTGCAACTTTATGGTATCATGATCATGCAATAGGAATTACAAGATTAAATGTGTATGCTGGATTGGCAGGATTCTATCTCATACGTGATTTCTTAGAGAAACGGCTGAATTTGCCCGAGAGACCTTATGAAATACCAATCATGATACAGGATAAACAATTTAATCCAGATGGATCATTGTTTTATCCTGACAATGCTACACCTCCCGTTGATAATCCAGTTCCATCCACACCTTCATTTTTCTTTGGAAATACCATTGTTGTAAATGGTAAGATTTGGCCGTATATGGAGGTTGAGCCTCGTAAATATAGATTTCGTATTTTAAATGCATCTAATTTACGTGCGTATGACCTAAAATTGAGTAATGGCGAAGTATTTCATCAAATCGGAACAGACCTAGGCCTATTACACCATCCTGTGGAAATTAATTCCTTTATCTTGGAACCTGCCGAAAGAATTGACCTTATTGTTGATTTCTCAAAGTATAAAGGAGAAGAGATTTTATTAGAAAACACAGTGCAAGGGCCTCCGACTCCAGGCATGGAGAATATTATGAAATTTAAAGTATGCAAAGAATTAACCTCACCAGATACAAGTACGATTCCAAATGAATTAATGCCTAAGCATAACATAAATCCTGCATTAGCAAGGGTAGAAAGAACGATGAATTTAGATGAAACAACGGATCATTACGGAAGAGTTATGCATTTATTAAATGATAGTATGTGGAGTGACCCAGCCACAGAAAGACCAAAATTAGATACCATTGAAATCTGGCATCTTGTGAATCATTTTAATTTTCCACATCCAATTCATCTTCACCTAGTTCACTTTGAAATATTAGGCAGGAAGGAATTTACGGCTGATGATTTCGATGAACATGGAAACTATAAGTTTAATATAGATAATTTAACCCCACCACTTGATTATGAAAAAGGACCAAAAGATGTGGTAAGGACTGAACCTGGTCAAGTAACATCCATTGTAATGCATTTTAAGGAGCACACAGGGGATTATGTTTGGCATTGTCATATTCTTGAACATGAAGACTACGATATGATGAGACCACTTATCGTTGAAAGAAATTAA